In Capsicum annuum cultivar UCD-10X-F1 chromosome 7, UCD10Xv1.1, whole genome shotgun sequence, one genomic interval encodes:
- the LOC124885770 gene encoding uncharacterized protein LOC124885770, which translates to MGDQRDERITTAGEGPTTVSTLAPTSTSESAEDIVNVCEKETLKVIIEDLNGDYFGILVDDSKDISHKEQMALVLRYVDKNDEVVERFIDLVHLSNTSACSLKKEIYSLLSYHSLSPFKIRGKGYDGASNMKGEINDFFHHVTNVLNVVGGSFKRRDLLRHHQDKNLKQLLESGEAHTGQGLHQERGLQRPDNTHWGSHFKTLDNFLVIFSSIVHVLEVIEIEDIVNVVEFLSISKKRLQDMRKNGWESLLDDVSSFCDSHGILIPKLDKPYFPRKSKRKCLDVCYSHHLRVEIFCAVIDVQLQELNNHFDVVSSDLLLRMGSLNPVNSFSNFDKDRIMTLAKCYPNEFDDGKLRDLSYQLDTFIIHMRGGNSKFSNLQGIRDLAKALVEANLVETYSLVYLLVKLALILPVATATVERAFSSMKHIKNAV; encoded by the exons ATGGGCGATCAAAGAGATGAGCGCATTACTACTGCTGGTGAGGGTCCTACAACTGTATCTACATTAGCCCCAACTTCTACTTCTGAATCGGCTGAG GATATTGTCaatgtttgtgagaaagaaacaTTGAAAGTTATAATTGAGGACTTGAATGGAGATTACTTTGGGATATTAGTTGATGATTCCAAAGACATCTCACACAAAGAACAAATGGCTCTTGTTTTGAGGTATGTTGATAAGAATGATGAAGTTGTTGAAAGATTTATCGATCTTGTCCATCTTAGTAATACATCGGCATGCTCattgaagaaagaaatttattCTTTGCTTTCCTATCACTCACTAAGTCCATTCAAAATACGTGGAAAAGGTTATGATGGAGCTAGTAATATGAAAGGAGAGATAAATG ACTTTTTTCATCATGTTactaatgtgttgaatgttgtTGGAGGATCTTTTAAGCGTAGAGATTTACTTCGTCATCATCAAGACAAAAATTTGAAGCAATTACTTGAGTCTGGTGAAGCTCATACCGGACAAGGATTACATCAAGAACGTGGACTTCAAAGACCGGATAATACTCATTGGGGATCACATTTCAAAACATTGGATAACTTTCTTGttattttctcatctattgttcaTGTGCTTGAAgtgattgaaattgaag atattgtTAATGTCGTGGAGTTTCTTAGCATTTCAAAGAAAAGATTGCAAGATATGAGAAAAAATGGGTGGGAATCTTTGTTGGATGATGTTTCTTCATTTTGTGATTCACATGGTATCTTAATTCCCAAATTAGATAAGCCTTATTTTCCTCGAAAGTCAAAGCGTAAGTGTTTGGATGTTTGTTATTCGCACCATTTGCGTGTTGAAATCTTTTGTGCTGTCATTGATGTGCAACTTCAAGAGCTTAATAATCATTTTGATGTAGTGAGTAGTGATTTGCTTCTTAGGATGGGTAGCTTGAATCCTGTCAATTCTTTCTCTAACTTTGACAAAGATAGAATCATGACTTTAGCGAAGTGTTAtccaaatgagtttgatgatggaAAGCTTCGAGATTTGAGTTACCAACTTGatacattcataattcatatgcGAGGTGGTAATTCCAAATTCTCCAACTTGCAAGGAATTCGTGACTTGGCAAAGGCATTAGTTGAGGCAAATCTTGTggagacttattcacttgtttatttacttgtgAAGTTGGCTCTAATTTTACCCGTTGCTACGGCAACTGTGGAAAGAGCATTCTCTTCCATGAAGCACATAAAAAATGCAGTGTGA